DNA sequence from the Candida dubliniensis CD36 chromosome 5, complete sequence genome:
ttttcttacgCTTATGGATGTGTTGAATTGTGCAGTTTAGTTGGTATGGCATTTATAAATCTATTTACATGTACACATGAATACTTATCAACAGTCGGTAATTTTATTACCAAGAAGCGACCTTGACTCCAGGAATCAAGCCAGCTCGAGCTCTATTTCTAAACTCAGTTctattcaatttgaaatcacGGATAACTGATTTAGCATTTCCACTGGCAACACATCTATCCTTTATCTGTATGGCAGAAGTATACTTTGGCATGGAAGCTAACTGTAGCTGGGCTTCTACTCTTGCTCTTGCAGGTAACTCTTCATTTCTAGCAATGTACTTCAAAGCGTTTCTAGTAACCTCGTGCTCTGCAACTTGTAATCTTTTAAATTGATCTCTAAGTACTCTTGCATTCAAATGAGCATGCTTGGGTATTTCAAACTTAACTGGGAATCTGAATGGCATTGTTAAGGGTAGGTGGTAAGTTGGGTAAAGTAGTATTGGgttttagaaaaaaaaaaaaaaaaaaattgtttttgatgtTGACCACTGTTTGAAGAGTTGTGCAGTCCACACGACTAGGGGTGAACATCAAAAACTGGCCATAATGGACCGACGAATAAAATAACGTTACTATCACACACCACCACAGCCGTATGGTAAAGAAagttgtttcaattttacaCCTACAAATCagagaataaaaaaaaaaaaaatacatttCCCGTTAAAACGCTCTGAACTTACTATGATGTGCTGTTTATCTGTTTCCACTATGTATATGTCGTATTAGCTGTACAGCACGAGAAAAATCTATATGACCGATTTAGGCCAACTACTTCCtgtacttttttttttttttttggaaaactATAGtctattctttttctttgcttGAACAAACTACAATTACTTCTCTTTACTGCGATTATGTTTACTGGTCTTGTTGAAACAATTGGTACTGTTTTAGACTACTCAAAGCACGATGAATCCTCCACTGGAGGAGACGGAGTTTCTATTACCATTGGAAACTGTTCGGAAATCTTGGAAGATGTTAAGTTAGGCGATTCGATCTCCACAAATGGTGTTTGTTTAACTGTTACTGAATTCAATCTTGGAAGAACCTTGTTTAAAGTTGGTGTGGCCCCAGAGACTCTCCGCAGAACCAATCTTGGAGATTTGAGACATGGTGCTCCGGTCAATTTGGAAAGAGCCGTTACAAGTGAAGTTAGATTGGGAGGCCACATTGTTCAAGGACATGTTGACACCATTGCCACAATTGTGGACAAGAAATCTGACGGAAACGCTATCGCCTTTACTTTTGAATTGAGGGACAAagaatttatcaattatattgtCCACAAGGGGTTTATTGCCATTGACGGGGCCTCATTGACAGTCACAAATGTCGATCCTTCTAAAGCTCAATTCTCGATTATGTTGATTAGCTACAGCCAAGAAAAGGTTATATTAGCAAGAAAAGAAGTTGGCGAGACTGTCAACATTGAAGTCGATTTAACGGGTaagtttattgaaaaacagATTGAAATAAACTTAACCAgccaaattgaaaacagcGACAGCCCATTGAACAAGTTGATCAGTTCTTTGGTTGAAAAGAAGGTTAAAGAATTTATCAAGTAATGAATTGTATAGCAAAAGTAATGTATTGAAGTGCCACCAGCGGGGGTGGGTATTGTGTGTACTAAAGTGCCAATCTCTACagcacaaaaaaaaaaaaaactactTAACCTGAAAAACATTTGTTGaaggcaaaaaaaaagaaaacttcACTTTTACCTTAACTAGCCAACTTTTTACCACCCACAATGGATATTATTTTAGGAATTAAAGTATCTGATGCCACCCTCGTTGCAACATCTAAGGCTGCCACAAGAGGTATTTCCATTTTGAAGGATACCGACGACAAAACAAGACATTTAAACGCACACAATTTAATAGCATATACTGGTGAAGCTGGTGATACTGTTCAGTTTGCCGAGTATGTTCAAGCTAACATTCAATTGTACTCCATGAGAGAGAATGACATTGAGTTATCCCCAAAAGCAACAGCTTCGTTTGTGAGAAACCAATTAGCTTCTTCGCTTAGATCTAGAAAACCATACCAAGTGAACTGTTTAATTGGAGGATACGATGTAAAGACAAATCAGCCGTCGTTGAATTGGATAGATTATTTAGGTACGCAAGTTGAACTTCCTTATGGTGCTCATGGCTACGCAGCATTTTACACAACATCCTTGTTAGATAAACATTATAGAAAGGACATGACAGTTGAAGATGGTTTGAAGTTAATGGACATGTGTGTCAAAGAATTACAAACGAGAATGCccattgattttaaagGTGTGTACATCAAGGTGGTAGATAAAGATGGTATAAGACAGATTGAGTCAAATTGAAGTAAATCTATAAGTATGTATATATAGTATTTTATTAAACTCTACAATTTGATATCTCGAGCACCAATATATCTGTTGCGCCAGCTTTCTTCAATTCATCCATTACATTACCAATTTCCTTTCTGTTAACCATGGAAGAAATGGCAACCCAGTCATCTTCGTCGTCACTGTGTTTATCCAAAGTGGAGACAGTGGCTGCCCTTCTACCTGGAGTAATGGTTAAGCACTTTGATTGAATGGATTTTGGAGCATTGTAGTTACACAAGACATATTCCTGAGCCGCTAAAACACCTTGAAGTCTTTGGACAATTATGTTGACCATTTCTGGaaatttggttttcttGGAGGAAATCAAATGAGCGGAAGTTTCCAATATGGTTTCGATCGCCTTTAATCCAGCAGCTTTCATGGTCTCTCCACTTTCAACTAAATCGACAATGGCGTCGGCAACACCCAATGCGCAAGAAGCCTCAACTGAACCACCAACGTATCTAATATTCGTAGGTTTGTCGgataatttcttgaaatagTCAGTACTCAACTTTGTAAAGGAGGATACAATCTTCTTTCCAACGAGTTGTTCGGGTTTTTCGTACTCGCCATTTGCAGGAACTTGGATCTGCAATTTACATGAGCCAAACTTCAAATCCAACAAATCCTCAATGTTGTCGAATTGGTCTGCTTCTTTGATCTGGTCTAACCCAGTTATACCCAAGTCACAATTACCTTCTCCAACGAAAACTGGAATATCGGCTGCAGGCAAAAAGATTAATGCAATTGGCAAGTTTGTGGAAAGGGCAATATCCAATCTATTAGATCTTCTAAACTGTATATCGGCACCGCTCAATAAGCTGCAGCATTTTTCATATAATCTGCCCTTTTTGGGAACAGCAAATAACAAACGATCGGGCAAATGATTGACTAAATCCATAGTGAATATGTAGGTGGTGTTAGAAGAAAAGTGGTATATATTTGGTGTGGGAAAAATCttcaccaaaaaaaaaaaaaaataaaaaaatttcaatgactcaatacatttttttttgtaccCGTTATCGCTTTGAGACACGTTTCAAAGAAACACCTGAAATAAACAAGGTGTAcgtttcaaaaaaaaaaaaaaaaactattgaataaataaaatactGTCCTATTACTTTTTGCCTATATCTTCaacatcttcttcttcggATGTCACTGTATCCTCTTCAGTTCCTAAATTGTTACTACTAACTTCGGTCTCTTCGTCCTCCAGGTACCGGTCAAGCCCTGTAGCTCCATTTGGTGTGTttattaattcttcttccatTTGGCTCTTCACTACCAAGTTATTACTAACCCCATATCCATTTGGGTTTCCATACATGTATTTGTTAAACCCCCAGTTGAGTAAAATCTTGAGCATATCCCATGGTCTAAATGCCGGCCATAACTTGTCGACAAACACAACTGCACAATCTGGCGACACCGTTTGCCATAAAAGAAAGTCTGAAAGTCTAAATGTTCCTGATGTTCTTACTAGTAAATCCAATGGGGGCACATCTTTCGTATAAAGATGCTTGTCGATAGCCTCCTCGGTTATTTCAATACCACCTTTCGTCGCTTCGTCTACTACTGACTTGATCAGATGGGTTATCTCGTCTCTTGATGTATATGGGAAGCAGACATTCAACACAGCACGCttattgtttttagttATTTCTTCGGTTCTTTCAAGGATCTCTAACACATCTTTCGGCAAAAGTTTGGTATTTCCTAATATTCTGATTTTAACCCCATACTCCTCACACAACAATCCATGTTGGTTTATTTGCGTAAACTTGGATTTGGCTAATTCCATCAACCATTTGACCTCATATTGCAGTCTCTTGAAGTTTTCGATCGAAAATGCATAAACGGTGGCACATTTCACACCCAGCTCGTATAATAATTCTAGTATGCTTGCCATGGTATCAAACCCCAAGCTATGACCCTCTTTGATTTCTATTTTGTGTGTCTTGGCGTATCTTCTATTCCCATCCATGATTATACCAACATGTTGAGGCACTGGGCCAGTCATTATAATCTTACCAAGCATTTTCTTGCAAGTTAATAACACCTGTTTATAACCTGGAAATGTAGACACCCAATCTGAcataataaacaaaaaatgtATACAAAATGTAATAAGCCTAGAAGTCTGATTTAAGAGTGgtataaataaatgatatgTCAGTTGTGTGGAAACTGTTAatccactttttttttttttttttttcattggtGTGTCCCTTTCACTCCCCATTATTGTTGCTGACGCTAGAGAAGAAATTCTCTGCACAACCATTCCCATTGTATGGGTTGCATAATGGATGACTTGTGAATGGGCATTTAccagaaaaagaaataacaacaatcaatgtACTACAACCTAATTGACTATGCCATGAGTGTTGGTTTTGGCCTATACGAATAGGTGGTGGTAATTACTGGCGTGATATTAGAACTTGTTATCCAACACTACCTGAGCCTCAACTTGCTCAAccaaggaaaaaaaaaaaaaaaaaaaaaaaaaaaactttggAACTCATCTTAATTTCTCATCCCAGATTACTATTTCAGGTAAGAGTTATACTTTCTTTTAAGCAAATATTCACAAAAAATGTCACACCAAGAAGACGTCGTTGACGAtactgaagaagaatacaTCAATGTTAATGAA
Encoded proteins:
- a CDS encoding mitochondrial 37S ribosomal protein MRP2 (Similar to S. cerevisiae MRP2) → MPFRFPVKFEIPKHAHLNARVLRDQFKRLQVAEHEVTRNALKYIARNEELPARARVEAQLQLASMPKYTSAIQIKDRCVASGNAKSVIRDFKLNRTEFRNRARAGLIPGVKVASW
- a CDS encoding proteasome subunit, putative (Similar to S. cerevisiae PRE1), whose protein sequence is MDIILGIKVSDATLVATSKAATRGISILKDTDDKTRHLNAHNLIAYTGEAGDTVQFAEYVQANIQLYSMRENDIELSPKATASFVRNQLASSLRSRKPYQVNCLIGGYDVKTNQPSLNWIDYLGTQVELPYGAHGYAAFYTTSLLDKHYRKDMTVEDGLKLMDMCVKELQTRMPIDFKGVYIKVVDKDGIRQIESN
- a CDS encoding cis-prenyltransferase, putative (Similar to S. cerevisiae RER2;~In S. cerevisiae: cis-prenyltransferase involved in dolichol synthesis; participates in endoplasmic reticulum (ER) protein sorting), with amino-acid sequence MSDWVSTFPGYKQVLLTCKKMLGKIIMTGPVPQHVGIIMDGNRRYAKTHKIEIKEGHSLGFDTMASILELLYESGVKCATVYAFSIENFKRSQYEVKWLMELAKSKFTQINQHGLLCEEYGVKIRILGNTKLLPKDVLEILERTEEITKNNKRAVLNVCFPYTSRDEITHSIKSVVDEATKGGIEITEEAIDKHLYTKDVPPLDLLVRTSGTFRLSDFLLWQTVSPDCAVVFVDKLWPAFRPWDMLKILLNWGFNKYMYGNPNGYGVSNNLVVKSQMEEELINTPNGATGLDRYSEDEETEVSSNNLGTEEDTVTSEEEDVEDIGKK
- a CDS encoding riboflavin synthase alpha chain, putative (Similar to S. cerevisiae RIB5;~In S. cerevisiae: catalyzes the last step of the riboflavin biosynthesis pathway) — translated: MFTGLVETIGTVLDYSKHDESSTGGDGVSITIGNCSEILEDVKLGDSISTNGVCLTVTEFNLGRTLFKVGVAPETLRRTNLGDLRHGAPVNLERAVTSEVRLGGHIVQGHVDTIATIVDKKSDGNAIAFTFELRDKEFINYIVHKGFIAIDGASLTVTNVDPSKAQFSIMLISYSQEKVILARKEVGETVNIEVDLTGKFIEKQIEINLTSQIENSDSPLNKLISSLVEKKVKEFIK
- the HIS1 gene encoding ATP phosphoribosyltransferase (In S. cerevisiae: catalyzes the first step in histidine biosynthesis); the protein is MDLVNHLPDRLLFAVPKKGRLYEKCCSLLSGADIQFRRSNRLDIALSTNLPIALIFLPAADIPVFVGEGNCDLGITGLDQIKEADQFDNIEDLLDLKFGSCKLQIQVPANGEYEKPEQLVGKKIVSSFTKLSTDYFKKLSDKPTNIRYVGGSVEASCALGVADAIVDLVESGETMKAAGLKAIETILETSAHLISSKKTKFPEMVNIIVQRLQGVLAAQEYVLCNYNAPKSIQSKCLTITPGRRAATVSTLDKHSDDEDDWVAISSMVNRKEIGNVMDELKKAGATDILVLEISNCRV